The following proteins are encoded in a genomic region of Nicotiana sylvestris chromosome 4, ASM39365v2, whole genome shotgun sequence:
- the LOC138890525 gene encoding uncharacterized protein codes for MIEAVDALLRDIMDIDTMFGEIWNKLEKLYLSENMRARTDHSFCEYLLRIGNGTKRTNCEDKIEIPDSFVIPFTIEAESLDALFSVTYPDLHAFSPNSSMITSDETIEQSDQSQFEDFLHSLDPHGLPPYKLTLKENCPVILLRNLNPSEGLCNDTRLTCCDFRTHVISAKIESGDFKNTHVFIPRIPLLTSQDEKIPLQFKRTQFLLCLCFAMTINKAQGQILDFVGIYLREPVFSHGQLYVALSRAKSSNCVKILIRPSATDSNDNHSTYNMVYDEIIQKSFS; via the exons ATGATTGAAGCTGTTGATGCACTTTTGAGAGATATTATGGATATCGATACAATGTTTGGTG AAATTTGGAATAAACTTGAAAAATTATACCTATCTGAAAATATGCGCGCAAGAACAGATCATTCTTTTTGTGAATATTTACTTCGAATTGGAAATGGAACAAAAAGAACTAACTGTGAAGACAAAATAGAGATTCCTGATTCTTTTGTTATTCCTTTTACGATTGAAGCAGAATCCTTGGATGCATTGTTTAGTGTAACGTATCCTGATTTGCATGCATTTTCTCCCAATTCATCTATGATAACCTCTG ATGAAACTATTGAACAGAGTGATCAAAGCCAGTTTGAAGATTTTCTACATAGTTTAGATCCTCATGGTTTACCGCCTTATAAGTTAACTTTAAAGGAGAATTGTCCAGTTATATTGTTACGAAATCTGAATCCTAGCGAAGGTTTATGCAACGACACACGGTTAACATGCTGTGACTTTAGAACACATGTCATAAGTGCTAAAATTGAAAGTGGTGATTTCAAAAATACACATGTATTTATTCCGAGAATACCATTGTTAACATCACAAGATGAAAAAATACCTCTTCAATTTAAGAGAACACAATTTCTCCTATGCTTGTGCTTTGCTATGACCATAAACAAAGCTCAAGGTCAAATATTAGATTTTGTTGGAATTTACTTACGTGAACCTGTTTTTTCTCATGGTCAACTTTATGTTGCTTTATCAAGAGCGAAAAGTTCAAACTGTGTTAAAATACTGATTCGCCCATCTGCAACAGACAGTAATGATAACCATTCAACATATAATATGGTCTATGATGAAATTATTCAGAAATCTTTCTCGTAA